The stretch of DNA GTCCGGATCCGCCGCGACCATCGCCTGCACGCCGCGGGCCAGCCCGGTGAGCGAGATCGCCATCTGCGGTGCGCCGCACCCGTCGACCGCGGTGTGCGCGACCGGCTCCCCGGACAGCTCCTCGATGGTCGAGCGGACCAGCACCTGCAGCGGGTGGGCGGGGTCCAGGTAGTCGCCGGTGCTCCAGCCGCGGGCGACGCAGGCGGCGAGCATCGCGGCGTGCTTTCCGGAGCAGTTCATCAGCAGCCGGGTCGGCTGCCCGCCGGCGCGCAGCAGGTCGTCGCGGAACCGGCGGCCCATCGGCCAGTCCGGCGGGCACTGCAGGTCGTCGGGGGTGAGGCCGGCCCGGGCGAGGGTCTTGGCGGCGGCCTCCGCGTGGATGTCCTGGCCGCTGTGGCTGCCCGCGGCGATGGCGAGCCGGGCCCCCTCCACGTCGGCCCCGGCGCGCAGCGCGGCCACCGCCTGGAAGGGCTTGGCGGCCGAGCGCGGGAACACCGGGATGTCGACCGGGCCGCGGGCGTGGCCCACCTCGCCGGAGGCGGCCAGAGCGACCACGGCGCCGAAGTGCACGCTCTCCCGTAGCCCGGACCGGGTGGTCTCGGCGAGGGGAACGTAGGCGGGAGGCTCGGACGACGGCACGGACACGCGTACTCCATTCACGGCTGATGACGATGCTGCCAGACGGCTCAACGTATCGCGGAGCGGACCTCTTCCCCACCGCCCGGCTCGGGCCGGGGCGCGGCTGGCCGGTGTCGTAGGGTCGGTGCCCGACCCCGGTGGGACGGCGCGCCGGGCGTCGGCGGACGGAGGTGCACGGGACGT from Nocardiopsis composta encodes:
- a CDS encoding asparaginase, coding for MSVPSSEPPAYVPLAETTRSGLRESVHFGAVVALAASGEVGHARGPVDIPVFPRSAAKPFQAVAALRAGADVEGARLAIAAGSHSGQDIHAEAAAKTLARAGLTPDDLQCPPDWPMGRRFRDDLLRAGGQPTRLLMNCSGKHAAMLAACVARGWSTGDYLDPAHPLQVLVRSTIEELSGEPVAHTAVDGCGAPQMAISLTGLARGVQAMVAADPDTPEGAVVAAMREFPEYVAGEGRDDTRIMRGLPGAVSKIGAEGVIVIAAPTGETAAVKISDGDAETRARTMVGLTALDALGVDVSPVSDLLSGDILGGGRSVGSIRPL